One genomic segment of Vibrio nitrifigilis includes these proteins:
- a CDS encoding helix-turn-helix domain-containing protein yields the protein MSDNIFDEYPSMTLAREASEAPNIEPLRLGERIKTIRGELGLTLEEASQRTGLARSTLSKIENEQISPTFQAMQKLAFGLQIDMPQLFEPPQKIIATGRRDITRKGSGKPHPTQTYEHELLATQLSNKKMMPFKSRVRARAFDEYRDWIRHDGEEFLLILEGSVMFYSEFYEPVELMTGDSVYYDATMGHMLVSTSEEDALILWVTANTR from the coding sequence ATGTCCGATAATATTTTTGATGAATACCCCTCAATGACACTAGCCAGAGAAGCAAGTGAAGCACCAAATATTGAGCCATTACGTTTAGGGGAGCGGATCAAAACCATTCGTGGAGAACTGGGCTTAACCTTAGAAGAGGCTAGTCAACGAACTGGACTCGCTCGTTCTACACTAAGTAAAATTGAAAATGAACAGATTTCTCCAACTTTCCAAGCGATGCAAAAATTAGCGTTTGGGTTACAGATAGATATGCCTCAACTATTTGAACCACCACAAAAAATTATTGCAACAGGCCGTAGAGATATTACGCGTAAAGGCTCAGGAAAGCCGCATCCTACTCAAACGTATGAACATGAGTTACTCGCCACACAGTTGTCGAATAAAAAGATGATGCCATTTAAAAGTCGTGTGCGCGCTAGGGCATTTGACGAATATCGTGACTGGATTCGTCATGATGGTGAAGAGTTTCTTTTGATCTTGGAAGGTTCTGTGATGTTCTATTCTGAATTTTATGAGCCAGTAGAATTAATGACAGGGGACAGCGTTTATTACGATGCTACGATGGGGCATATGCTCGTTTCGACAAGTGAAGAAGACGCTTTAATCCTGTGGGTTACGGCGAACAC
- the gcvH gene encoding glycine cleavage system protein GcvH, producing MDKTLKFTDSHEWVRDNGDGTATIGISEHAQEMLGDVVFVELPEVDSDIDAGDAFSLVESVKAASDIYAPVSGTIVEVNQDLEDSPELVNSEPYDGGWIATIKMSDASELEQLQSADEYETSLEEDDED from the coding sequence ATGGACAAAACACTGAAGTTCACAGACAGCCATGAATGGGTTCGCGATAACGGTGACGGTACTGCCACCATCGGTATCTCTGAGCATGCCCAAGAAATGCTTGGTGATGTGGTCTTTGTTGAACTACCTGAAGTAGATAGCGACATTGATGCAGGCGATGCATTCTCTTTGGTCGAATCTGTGAAAGCAGCGTCCGATATCTATGCGCCTGTTTCTGGCACTATTGTTGAAGTAAACCAGGATCTAGAAGATAGCCCGGAATTGGTTAACTCAGAACCTTACGATGGTGGTTGGATTGCAACAATCAAAATGTCTGATGCGAGTGAACTTGAACAGTTACAAAGCGCAGATGAATATGAAACATCTTTAGAAGAAGATGACGAGGACTAA
- the gcvP gene encoding aminomethyl-transferring glycine dehydrogenase: MTDLLQSLNPANDFVTRHNGPRRDDHRSMLNTINAESLTALIDETVPASIRLPSALALPTAQSEYAMMNSLKEFAQQNALKRSFIGQGYYNTHTPNVILRNIFENPGWYTAYTPYQPEISQGRLESLLNFQQMIIDLTGMEIANASLLDEATAAAEAMALCKRAGKSKSNQFFVADNVHPQTIEVVKTRAEFLGFDVIVASLDQIKTHEFFGALLQYPTTTGNIIDLTDVITAIHDQKALATVATDLLASTLLKPAGEMGADVVIGSAQRFGVPMGFGGPHAAFMATKDKHKRTMPGRVIGVSIDAKGNQALRMAMQTREQHIRREKATSNICTAQALLANMAAFYAIYHGPKGLETIARRTHHLTAILAAGLKKAGFKLAHETFFDTITVVTKNNTAGLYAVAQSLDINLRKFNDRLGISFDETTTLEDVHTLLTAFGVTESAYDLSAEISGDEYASIPEACRRTTQYLTHTVFNTYHSETQMMRYLKKLENKDFSLTHGMIPLGSCTMKLNAAAEMIPVSWPEFGSLHPFAPSEQTAGYHALADDLVAKLCAITGYDAFSLQPNSGASGEYAGLIAIQRYHESRGDKNRNVCLIPSSAHGTNPASASMLSMKVVVVKCDHNGNIDLDDLAQKIEKHHDNLSCIMITYPSTHGVYEEQVREVCDMVHAAGGQVYLDGANMNAQVGLTSPGFIGSDVSHLNLHKTFCIPHGGGGPGMGPIGVKAHLADFLPGHIENGVKGKEYAVSAADMGSASILPISWAYIAMMGGEGLTEATEVAILNANYVMERLRPHYSVLYRGKNGRVAHECIIDIRPIKDASGISEEDIAKRLMDYGFHAPTMSFPVAGTLMIEPTESEDLAELDRFCDAMIAIREEIKQVELGNWTLEDNPLVNAPHTQVDLVAEEWTHPYSKQVACYPSKQTQEMKFWPTVNRVDNVYGDRNLICSCPSIDTYQD; this comes from the coding sequence ATGACTGATTTACTTCAAAGCCTAAACCCTGCGAATGATTTTGTGACTCGCCATAATGGCCCACGTCGCGATGATCATCGCTCTATGCTCAATACTATTAACGCTGAATCATTAACTGCACTCATTGATGAGACAGTACCGGCATCCATTCGTCTTCCTTCTGCGCTCGCTTTACCTACCGCGCAAAGTGAATACGCAATGATGAACAGTCTAAAAGAATTTGCTCAGCAAAATGCACTGAAACGCTCATTCATCGGCCAAGGTTATTACAACACCCACACGCCAAATGTCATTTTGCGTAATATATTTGAAAATCCGGGCTGGTACACCGCTTACACGCCATACCAACCAGAAATTTCTCAAGGTCGCCTAGAATCTTTGCTTAATTTTCAGCAAATGATCATTGACCTAACCGGTATGGAAATTGCGAACGCATCATTACTTGATGAAGCGACTGCCGCTGCAGAAGCGATGGCATTGTGTAAACGCGCAGGCAAGAGCAAAAGTAATCAGTTCTTTGTTGCGGACAATGTTCACCCGCAAACCATTGAAGTCGTCAAAACCCGCGCTGAATTCCTCGGATTCGACGTTATTGTTGCATCACTCGATCAAATAAAGACCCACGAATTTTTTGGTGCGCTACTTCAATACCCAACTACAACGGGTAACATTATTGATCTTACCGATGTGATCACAGCAATTCACGATCAAAAAGCCTTAGCCACAGTTGCAACTGACTTACTTGCTTCTACCTTGCTAAAACCAGCAGGTGAAATGGGTGCTGATGTGGTTATCGGATCAGCGCAGCGCTTTGGTGTACCGATGGGTTTTGGTGGACCACATGCTGCATTTATGGCAACCAAGGATAAACACAAACGTACGATGCCAGGTCGTGTGATTGGTGTCTCTATCGATGCCAAGGGTAACCAAGCACTGCGAATGGCGATGCAAACTCGCGAACAGCATATTCGCCGTGAAAAAGCCACATCGAATATTTGTACGGCGCAAGCACTACTTGCCAACATGGCTGCATTCTACGCGATTTATCACGGCCCTAAAGGGCTGGAAACCATTGCTCGTCGAACTCATCACCTGACTGCGATATTAGCCGCTGGACTAAAAAAAGCGGGCTTCAAACTAGCCCATGAAACGTTCTTTGATACCATCACAGTAGTAACAAAGAATAATACCGCGGGTTTGTATGCGGTGGCTCAATCATTAGATATCAACTTACGTAAATTCAACGATCGCCTCGGTATCAGTTTTGATGAAACCACAACGCTTGAAGATGTTCATACCCTACTGACTGCATTCGGTGTGACCGAATCGGCCTACGATCTGTCAGCAGAGATTTCGGGGGATGAATATGCATCAATTCCAGAGGCATGCCGCCGTACCACTCAATACCTGACTCATACCGTGTTTAACACTTATCACAGTGAAACACAGATGATGCGCTATTTGAAAAAATTAGAGAATAAAGACTTTTCTCTAACGCATGGCATGATCCCGCTAGGAAGCTGCACCATGAAACTCAATGCAGCTGCTGAGATGATTCCCGTCTCTTGGCCTGAATTTGGCTCTCTACACCCATTTGCGCCCAGTGAACAGACAGCAGGTTACCACGCATTAGCTGACGATTTAGTCGCCAAACTCTGTGCAATTACAGGCTATGATGCATTCTCATTGCAACCGAACTCTGGAGCCTCTGGTGAATATGCTGGACTCATAGCAATTCAACGTTATCACGAGAGTCGCGGTGACAAGAATCGCAATGTCTGTCTTATCCCTAGCTCCGCTCACGGGACTAACCCCGCATCGGCTTCCATGCTTTCGATGAAAGTCGTGGTCGTTAAATGCGACCACAATGGCAATATCGACCTCGACGATCTCGCGCAAAAAATCGAGAAACATCATGATAATCTGTCATGCATTATGATTACTTATCCATCAACGCACGGTGTGTATGAGGAACAAGTGCGTGAAGTGTGCGATATGGTTCACGCAGCAGGTGGGCAAGTTTATCTGGATGGTGCCAACATGAACGCTCAAGTTGGCTTAACATCACCAGGCTTTATTGGTTCAGATGTATCACATCTAAACTTGCACAAAACCTTCTGTATTCCTCACGGCGGCGGCGGTCCTGGTATGGGGCCTATCGGTGTGAAAGCGCACTTAGCTGATTTCTTGCCAGGTCATATTGAAAATGGTGTGAAAGGGAAAGAATACGCAGTGTCTGCTGCAGATATGGGGAGCGCCTCTATTTTACCTATCTCGTGGGCTTATATTGCGATGATGGGGGGCGAAGGACTGACTGAAGCGACAGAAGTTGCGATTCTAAACGCTAACTATGTGATGGAACGCTTGCGTCCGCATTACTCCGTTCTTTACCGAGGCAAAAATGGTCGCGTAGCACACGAGTGTATTATCGATATTCGCCCAATTAAAGACGCGTCAGGAATTAGCGAAGAAGACATCGCTAAGCGCTTGATGGATTATGGCTTCCATGCCCCAACGATGTCATTCCCAGTTGCTGGCACACTGATGATAGAGCCGACCGAATCTGAGGATTTAGCTGAGTTGGATCGCTTCTGTGATGCGATGATCGCCATTCGTGAAGAGATCAAACAGGTAGAATTAGGTAATTGGACATTAGAAGATAACCCACTCGTCAATGCTCCACACACTCAAGTGGATCTTGTGGCTGAAGAATGGACACACCCATATTCAAAACAGGTGGCTTGCTACCCTTCTAAACAAACCCAAGAGATGAAGTTCTGGCCAACAGTGAATCGTGTTGACAACGTATACGGTGACCGCAATCTCATCTGCTCTTGCCCAAGTATTGATACTTACCAAGATTAA
- a CDS encoding LysR family transcriptional regulator yields MSPSSTNMNLRQIEVFRAIMVTGTISGASRLLMVSQPAISRMLSYTEQRTGLTLFERVRGRLCPTPEARRLFQDVEHVYRDVQRINSTVKDLRQQQQGILRLASSPSLGHQLLPEVIHTFHQRCPDVRVSFECMRHILLQNQVIDGYVDLAISLFPFDHPNLLISKQFPAKLLFVCSSEHPLTQADAVHFSDLENEVFVGYTPETPFCELTQSVFAERSVHYSPSIEVSSPQYACSMVKSGLGIALVDAFSYEAHRDDKIQILPLVTPYQLHANLLHLRHSPISQTAQIFIDIFQQHLREEQSLTSCYE; encoded by the coding sequence ATGTCCCCATCTTCCACCAATATGAACCTTCGTCAGATAGAAGTCTTTCGCGCAATCATGGTTACAGGAACAATCAGCGGAGCATCGCGGCTACTCATGGTCTCTCAACCAGCAATCAGCCGAATGCTCTCCTATACAGAACAACGCACAGGGTTAACTCTATTTGAAAGAGTACGGGGGCGTTTATGCCCGACGCCTGAAGCCCGGCGTTTATTTCAAGATGTCGAACATGTGTATCGTGATGTGCAGCGAATCAATTCCACAGTGAAAGATTTACGCCAACAACAACAAGGTATTTTACGCTTAGCCAGTAGCCCAAGTTTAGGTCATCAATTACTGCCAGAGGTTATTCACACCTTTCATCAACGCTGTCCTGATGTACGGGTCAGCTTTGAGTGCATGAGGCATATTCTTCTGCAAAATCAAGTGATCGATGGTTATGTCGATCTGGCCATTTCGCTATTTCCTTTTGATCATCCAAACCTTCTCATATCCAAACAGTTTCCAGCCAAATTACTGTTTGTCTGCTCTAGTGAGCATCCATTAACCCAAGCTGATGCTGTTCATTTTTCCGACTTAGAAAACGAAGTGTTTGTAGGCTACACACCTGAAACACCTTTCTGTGAATTAACCCAATCCGTATTTGCCGAACGCTCCGTCCACTATTCTCCCTCTATCGAAGTCAGCTCTCCCCAATATGCGTGCTCAATGGTTAAGTCAGGTCTAGGTATCGCTCTGGTTGATGCCTTTTCTTATGAAGCACACCGCGACGACAAAATCCAAATACTTCCTTTAGTCACTCCTTATCAATTGCATGCCAATTTATTGCATCTACGTCACTCACCTATTTCACAAACAGCCCAGATATTTATCGATATTTTTCAGCAACATTTACGGGAAGAGCAATCCTTAACATCTTGTTATGAATAA
- the dctP gene encoding TRAP transporter substrate-binding protein DctP — protein MKLSRCFTKGKHQVLSALLFSTLSLSVAYQANAAETFSFATNTAVSGLRGEAEKGFIDRLEKVSNGNIKIVPYWGGSLLKGNEVLDGVKNGIADIGFININYYPTRLLLNSAFQLFPEGPVSFDGKMQLYKEIYQKIPQLNQEFAAQGQKIIYTYAYLPYAFISRDTLNSTDDLKDKRIRASSRWLLNIIKDMQATPVSIPWSDTYQALDSGTIDGVVTNYDSMHRIGMDQIAPNILTTQKLWAAVPVLLTMNLDKWNSLSPEMQGYFNQAQQQASIDFGHYYENLFNNIVKLEKKAGYHVKAATAEEIQQFVELPAIKENKQLWLEQAQQKHAKAPAAMLDKMEEVIDNALAQDKQS, from the coding sequence ATGAAATTAAGTCGATGTTTTACTAAAGGTAAACACCAGGTCTTGTCAGCTTTGCTCTTTTCTACACTGAGCTTAAGCGTTGCTTATCAAGCAAATGCAGCTGAAACATTCAGTTTTGCCACGAATACTGCAGTCAGTGGCTTACGTGGAGAAGCGGAAAAAGGGTTTATTGATCGCTTAGAGAAAGTCTCTAATGGCAATATTAAAATTGTACCTTATTGGGGAGGTTCGCTACTTAAAGGTAACGAAGTACTCGATGGTGTAAAAAATGGTATTGCAGACATAGGCTTTATCAACATTAATTACTACCCTACCCGTCTACTGTTGAATAGTGCATTTCAGTTATTTCCAGAAGGTCCGGTGAGCTTTGATGGGAAAATGCAGCTTTACAAAGAAATTTATCAAAAGATACCGCAATTAAATCAAGAATTTGCTGCTCAAGGACAAAAAATCATCTACACCTATGCATACCTTCCTTATGCCTTTATCTCCAGAGATACGCTCAACTCCACAGACGATTTAAAAGACAAACGAATTCGCGCTTCGAGCCGATGGTTATTGAACATTATCAAAGATATGCAAGCAACTCCTGTCTCTATCCCTTGGAGTGATACTTACCAAGCCCTTGATAGCGGTACCATTGATGGTGTCGTGACAAACTACGATAGCATGCACCGGATTGGTATGGATCAAATCGCACCGAACATACTCACCACTCAGAAGTTATGGGCTGCTGTTCCTGTGTTACTCACCATGAATTTGGATAAGTGGAATAGCCTCTCGCCAGAGATGCAAGGCTACTTTAATCAAGCACAGCAGCAGGCCTCTATCGACTTTGGGCATTACTATGAAAATCTATTCAACAACATTGTCAAACTAGAAAAGAAAGCGGGCTATCACGTAAAAGCAGCCACTGCCGAAGAAATTCAACAGTTTGTTGAATTACCCGCCATTAAAGAAAATAAACAACTTTGGTTAGAGCAAGCCCAACAGAAACACGCTAAAGCGCCAGCAGCCATGTTAGATAAGATGGAAGAAGTTATCGATAACGCATTAGCACAGGATAAGCAATCATGA
- a CDS encoding TRAP transporter small permease subunit — protein MSPYSHQPLWLTKVNQALSELCGWLLIFMMLFMCIDLITRGLSKPLYGVSELAMFTMISITYLGLSHSEETHSHINVDFLLEKLPTYWQCLLNIFISSISVVTIGFITWALWNNALAAFESKQAIAGPQPILLYPVKFIMTFALALYFVQAAINGYSHLLNFHHQRNSQGV, from the coding sequence ATGAGCCCTTATTCTCATCAACCGCTTTGGCTGACAAAGGTCAATCAAGCACTTTCGGAACTGTGTGGATGGTTACTCATATTTATGATGCTGTTCATGTGTATTGATTTAATTACTCGGGGCTTATCCAAGCCCCTATACGGTGTATCAGAGTTAGCAATGTTTACTATGATCTCGATTACCTATCTTGGTTTATCTCACAGTGAAGAAACTCACTCACATATCAATGTCGATTTTTTACTTGAGAAACTCCCCACCTACTGGCAGTGCTTACTCAATATATTTATCTCGTCAATTTCGGTTGTTACCATTGGGTTTATTACATGGGCACTGTGGAACAATGCCTTAGCTGCTTTTGAAAGTAAGCAAGCAATTGCTGGGCCTCAGCCGATTTTGCTCTACCCTGTGAAATTTATCATGACATTTGCCTTAGCCTTATATTTTGTGCAGGCGGCAATCAATGGCTATTCTCACCTACTCAATTTTCACCATCAACGTAATTCACAGGGAGTTTAA
- a CDS encoding TRAP transporter large permease, whose protein sequence is MDFTIIGTIAILGLLFFLFIGLPLALSFVVTSFIGILVLLNVHGAMSLLGETAYSAIASPTFTVLPLFVLMGAFAATAGFAEQAYKGISKLTGSLPGSLAVATAFGSAAFSTVCGSSLATASVFGRIAYPEMIRYGYEKKFSLGSIACSGSLAAMIPPSGMFILFSLFTDVPVGKLFMAGVLPGLLTALAYVVVIYWKAKRHPEIAPIPDKEKHMKRRDRMTGLLDLWQLILLGGAVLGGMYSGLFTATEAGAIGALGALLMGLIKGPLRSLKTMRSSLRESAGITTTLFFIIIGALFFSRFLGLTRIPFYISHYLVSSGLPGWSIMAMVLVIWFLMGMIIVPAAAFALTLPIIFPIITQLGYDPIWFCIIAMKMCEIAGVTPPVGLNAFALNSAAGKDVKVNEVFVGVWPFVACDLVVLAILLSFPIISTWLPNTMFG, encoded by the coding sequence ATGGATTTTACTATTATTGGCACCATCGCCATCTTAGGGTTACTCTTTTTCCTATTTATCGGCCTACCACTGGCTCTGAGTTTCGTTGTAACCAGCTTTATCGGCATTCTAGTGCTACTCAATGTGCACGGTGCAATGTCATTACTTGGTGAAACGGCCTATAGTGCTATTGCCTCGCCCACCTTCACCGTCCTGCCTCTATTTGTGTTAATGGGCGCTTTTGCGGCAACGGCTGGGTTCGCGGAGCAGGCTTATAAAGGAATATCAAAACTCACAGGCTCATTACCGGGTTCATTAGCGGTTGCGACGGCATTTGGTAGCGCTGCTTTTTCCACTGTATGTGGTTCCTCCTTAGCAACAGCCAGTGTATTTGGCCGTATCGCTTACCCTGAAATGATTCGCTACGGCTACGAAAAAAAATTCTCATTAGGCAGTATCGCCTGCTCAGGCTCACTAGCAGCCATGATTCCGCCAAGTGGGATGTTTATTCTGTTCTCATTATTTACGGACGTGCCGGTAGGCAAACTCTTTATGGCAGGTGTACTACCCGGTTTATTAACAGCGCTGGCCTATGTGGTTGTCATTTATTGGAAAGCCAAACGCCACCCTGAGATCGCCCCCATTCCCGATAAAGAGAAACACATGAAGCGTCGCGATCGCATGACTGGATTATTGGATTTATGGCAGCTTATATTACTAGGCGGCGCAGTTCTTGGTGGAATGTACTCGGGGCTTTTTACCGCAACAGAGGCCGGAGCTATCGGCGCATTAGGCGCGCTGTTAATGGGACTAATAAAAGGCCCTCTTCGCTCACTTAAAACCATGCGTTCATCACTACGAGAATCCGCTGGAATCACCACAACTCTATTTTTTATCATCATTGGTGCTTTGTTTTTCAGTCGCTTTTTGGGGCTCACACGAATTCCATTTTATATATCCCACTACCTAGTTTCATCAGGGTTACCCGGTTGGAGTATCATGGCTATGGTGCTTGTCATCTGGTTTCTAATGGGCATGATCATTGTACCAGCAGCAGCTTTTGCCCTGACATTACCGATTATTTTCCCCATCATTACCCAATTGGGCTATGACCCCATTTGGTTTTGCATTATTGCGATGAAAATGTGTGAAATTGCTGGCGTGACTCCTCCTGTAGGGCTCAATGCCTTTGCATTAAATAGCGCAGCGGGAAAAGATGTTAAAGTTAACGAAGTCTTTGTGGGTGTGTGGCCTTTTGTTGCTTGTGATTTGGTCGTATTAGCTATTCTATTGTCTTTTCCCATTATCTCTACTTGGTTGCCGAATACGATGTTTGGCTAA
- the ppnP gene encoding pyrimidine/purine nucleoside phosphorylase, with the protein MIKANSYFEGNVQSLAFEQQGEKSSVGVMAPGEYTFGTAAPEKMTVIKGELTIKRQGEQNWLSFKDGESFNVDGDSSFDLQVKQSTAYLCEYQ; encoded by the coding sequence ATGATTAAGGCTAACAGCTATTTTGAAGGGAACGTACAATCACTGGCCTTCGAACAACAAGGTGAAAAAAGTAGCGTTGGTGTCATGGCTCCGGGTGAATATACATTCGGCACTGCAGCACCTGAAAAAATGACCGTAATTAAAGGCGAGCTTACAATTAAACGCCAAGGTGAACAAAATTGGCTCTCTTTTAAAGATGGCGAAAGCTTTAATGTAGACGGCGATTCATCGTTTGATCTTCAAGTTAAACAATCAACAGCTTACTTGTGTGAATACCAATAG
- a CDS encoding DUF5062 family protein produces MAKTNKIQNEDKLFKRALQIGSKMAEMQGYKLTEESASLSVKTKALYLFLVQVRQIAPLPEDKQDGQSLKKRIALWMYNALPEGDPLK; encoded by the coding sequence ATGGCAAAGACGAACAAGATTCAAAATGAAGATAAGTTATTTAAACGAGCTTTGCAGATTGGCAGTAAGATGGCAGAAATGCAGGGATATAAATTAACAGAAGAGAGCGCTTCATTGTCGGTAAAAACCAAAGCGTTATATCTATTTTTAGTACAGGTTCGTCAGATAGCGCCATTACCTGAAGATAAGCAAGATGGGCAAAGTCTGAAAAAGCGGATTGCGTTGTGGATGTATAATGCTTTGCCCGAGGGCGATCCACTTAAATAG
- the secF gene encoding protein translocase subunit SecF: MNITMKSRWRYGCSMVSLCLMVMSVVIISVKGLNFGLDFTGGVVNEIRMDKHIEASEIRSHLQQSYGQDVALVSAGEPGRWVIRYQASKAGEVQPDIKHVLMPLTHSLEVLNTSIVGPQVGSELAQQGALALLVTVICIMGYLSFRFEWRLACGALFALVHDVVFVIAFFSLTQMEFNLTVLAAVLAILGYSLNDSIIIADRIRELLMAKPKEPLAQINNVAITATFSRTMVTSGTTLLTVAALWFMGGEPLAGFSIAMFIGILTGTFSSVSVGATLPEFLGLSSRHYLPKPISEDF; encoded by the coding sequence ATGAATATTACGATGAAAAGTCGCTGGCGTTACGGTTGCAGCATGGTGTCACTCTGCTTAATGGTGATGTCTGTGGTGATCATTAGTGTAAAAGGGCTCAATTTTGGTCTTGATTTTACCGGTGGGGTCGTTAATGAAATTCGTATGGATAAGCACATCGAAGCGAGTGAGATCCGTAGCCATTTACAGCAATCTTATGGTCAAGATGTCGCACTGGTTTCAGCTGGTGAACCTGGACGTTGGGTGATTCGTTATCAGGCATCGAAAGCAGGGGAGGTGCAACCTGACATTAAGCATGTATTAATGCCCCTTACTCATTCGCTAGAAGTTTTAAATACCAGTATTGTGGGGCCTCAAGTGGGCTCAGAACTTGCACAGCAAGGCGCACTTGCTCTACTTGTTACTGTCATTTGTATTATGGGGTACCTGTCGTTTCGATTTGAATGGCGCTTGGCATGTGGTGCTCTATTTGCTTTGGTTCATGATGTTGTGTTTGTTATCGCGTTCTTTTCTTTAACGCAAATGGAGTTCAACTTAACTGTACTTGCTGCGGTACTGGCAATTTTAGGTTATTCACTGAATGATTCGATCATCATTGCTGATCGAATCAGAGAGCTATTGATGGCCAAACCGAAAGAGCCTCTGGCGCAAATCAATAATGTGGCGATCACTGCGACCTTCTCCCGCACTATGGTGACCTCAGGAACGACGTTACTTACTGTGGCAGCACTATGGTTTATGGGGGGAGAGCCTTTGGCTGGGTTTTCTATTGCCATGTTTATCGGCATTTTAACTGGGACGTTTTCTTCAGTTTCAGTGGGGGCGACATTACCTGAGTTTTTGGGATTGTCGAGTCGACACTATTTGCCTAAACCCATCTCTGAAGATTTTTAG